The genomic segment GCGAAGCATTTTTTCCAACATTTCCATGACTTGAACTTCCAAAAGCAGTCGTGCAACACGCCCCGTCTCCGCAGTGGGTCCAACATGTTCGCGAAGTCTGACCAGCAAGGCTGAGGGAGGTTCTGTTTGGTTCTGCGGCCAATAAAACACACCAGCTGCATCATCAGCGTTGCTGCGCAACGCTAACGCAAGTAGATCATCTGGTCCATCCGGTTCAACGAATCCGTAGGAGCTGCATAGCTCTTCATTGCTTTTGGCACCATAATTATTGTAGACTTGCTCACCTTGCGAGTAAGCACGTCGAAGCGTGAAGACGGCTAATGCAGGTTCACGGAAAGACCAAGTCACTGGTTCCGCACGACGGTGATTTAAAGCGTCGAATCCTGGAATTAGAATGGGCTCGTCTCCCTGAGGCCAGCCAGCAACCTGTGGTGGAAAACTACGACTTGCGTATCCGTCCTCTGCCCAGAGCCATGCTGAGTGCCAGTCTATTTCGCCGATCCATGTGAGAAGAAGCCTGATTTGATCGTCACTCGCGGAAGTCATGGCAGAAACTAACCAatccttggcacgctctGAAGATAGCTTTGATGCCTCACGCCGCTGTATTGCACCATGGTACAAAGTTGTGCCTTCTAATAAAGAAAGCTCTGACGTTGAGTAATGTAGCGGCGTGAGCATACTGGTAGGGAAAATTCGAATATAAGGTATATGTGCCCCCAGTATTGTCATCGTCCCACCTGTCAAAGTTTTTTCACTTAGAACTCGTTGGATGACGAGGTACAAAAGCATCCATTCTCTTGGGCAGAGTGTCTCATATCCATCATTTACACGTAAACCCTGACATAGTTTTTGGTGGGCTATCATGGGATGAAGCACTATTGAGCGAGGGATTCGCATTGCTTCCGTTGCCTCGCCCAGGACATCTCGAGTGTAAAGGCCCCATCCATCTTTCTCATCTACTATGAGTTAAAGGCACGTACTGTGACGAAAATACAGGCTCAGGTGCACGTACGCGCCATGAGAGCGCAGCCAATCCAGAAATGCGACCCTTGCGTCCGTGTCGTGCATCTGTGTGCAGATGGGGAACACGacatcgccgccgcctccaCTTCCTCCGGACTTGCTCTGAACGGGATTGTCATTAACCAGTGGCCTTATTTAATTTCTGAACTACTGCATGTCAAGCCAAGCCCAAAGAGTACCACATCTCGACAACGTAGATGATGCCTCTCGCAAAAAAATTCAGAGCGTAAGTTTAAATTCATGTTGATATTCAGCATATTACTGTAGGCCCAATGTCTTCGAAGGAGGTATCGCGAAGTGCTCAGTTGACAAGTGAGCAACCTGCGGTTGTGGCGCCCGAGCTCACAGATGGATCTGGTGCACCAATTCCTCAAGTTCAACAGGATGCCAAAACTGGTCCAGAAATGGTCGGCGAAGAGGATCCTACGAATGATACCGTAAAAAATAAAAGGGGTGCAATGGAGAAAATACTTGGCTTTTTCAAAAAGTCCAGCTGAATTATGCATGTATCGTGGTTCCATATTGATAATTCTACTTAACAGGTGTAAGATTACACTAGATAATTGCCTTCTGCACGTCATGGTACAGTGACTCTGGACATGCCAAGCATCACGAGTTTACTGAAAGCGTCTCTATGCCATGTCCCCACCCCAAAACCGGCATCGCTTCACGTGGTCTGTCATGAATGTGGAGGTagggcgcgtcgcggctCGACACGGTCAGATTGCGCATGGCGGCTGACCATCCACCTTTACGTGACACGACCATGGTGTCAGTGAAGCAAGATCTTGATGAAGCCAACAAACTCTTTGCATTAAAAAGATACGACTCTGCTTCTGACTTGATAGCTTCAGCGCTTGAATCTTTGTATGTAAATGGCAGCTAACACACGAGGCGTGACACATTCGGTGAGGACGCACCTGAACTTGCACCTATCCTGCATATTTATGGTCGCGCGTTGCTTGAGCATGCCATTTCTGTTTCAGGTGCACttggtggcggcggcacgatcgGAAGTACTGAAGATGCTGAGCCTACAACGGCTCCTGAAATGATTAGTGGCGCACGTCCTGAAGATGAAATGCATGGAGATGATAATGGGCTCCGTGAGCAAaatgcagcagcaagaaAGCGTAAGGTCGCTGATGAAGGCAACTTCGATGCGAATaaagaagaagaagaagaagaagatgaTGATTTGGGTATTGCTTTCACCGTGCTCGATTTATCCCGTGTCATCTTTGAAAAATTATTGGATGGATCTCATACCCAAGAGTCTCATCAGGAATCAAAAGGAAAAGGTAAATTCAAGCCGGAACTACATCTCGTCACCGGAGAAACCTGGAGTAAGAGGGAAATTGAATCAGAATTGGCTGAGGTTCGGAACGATCTTGGTGATATCGGTCTCGAAACAGGTGCGTTTATGAGCCAGAACTAACTCCAAAAGAAAACTTTGAACAGGCTTCCGACGATTACGAAGCATCTCTCGACATATTGAAAAACCTGCTTCCACCTTACTCGCGCAGAGTCTCAGACGGACATTTGCGCTTAGGCCTTGCACTGGAGTTTCACCCAGACGTTGAACAACGCAAGCATGCCAAAACTCACATCGAGCAGGCCGCGAATGTTCTACGACGGCGTCTTGTGCAATTAGAACGCGTTCGTTCAC from the Malassezia restricta chromosome II, complete sequence genome contains:
- a CDS encoding lysine methyltransferase; this encodes MHDTDARVAFLDWLRSHGAYVHLSLYFRHNEKDGWGLYTRDVLGEATEAMRIPRSIVLHPMIAHQKLCQGLRVNDGYETLCPREWMLLYLVIQRVLSEKTLTGGTMTILGAHIPYIRIFPTSMLTPLHYSTSELSLLEGTTLYHGAIQRREASKLSSERAKDWLVSAMTSASDDQIRLLLTWIGEIDWHSAWLWAEDGYASRSFPPQVAGWPQGDEPILIPGFDALNHRRAEPVTWSFREPALAVFTLRRAYSQGEQVYNNYGAKSNEELCSSYGFVEPDGPDDLLALALRSNADDAAGVFYWPQNQTEPPSALLVRLREHVGPTAETGRVARLLLEVQVMEMLEKMLRQRRKAFRLTQREVEDAVPFKNESDFVRESVLYVIRTYRDAQASMLNKKIQWVQAELDRLLDELEHEGWTP
- a CDS encoding HAT1-interacting factor 1; the encoded protein is MVSVKQDLDEANKLFALKRYDSASDLIASALESLRDTFGEDAPELAPILHIYGRALLEHAISVSGALGGGGTIGSTEDAEPTTAPEMISGARPEDEMHGDDNGLREQNAAARKRKVADEGNFDANKEEEEEEDDDLGIAFTVLDLSRVIFEKLLDGSHTQESHQESKGKGKFKPELHLVTGETWSKREIESELAEVRNDLGDIGLETENFEQASDDYEASLDILKNLLPPYSRRVSDGHLRLGLALEFHPDVEQRKHAKTHIEQAANVLRRRLVQLERVRSHEDKKPSDESANDHLWDLDEDQLRREKKDIEEMLKDLELKLDELAANPSTVLKDDGKPVNPELEKAIKEAFLGATESLASDSELHAPPADKPVNDLSTRVKRKKH